Proteins from a genomic interval of Syngnathoides biaculeatus isolate LvHL_M chromosome 23, ASM1980259v1, whole genome shotgun sequence:
- the pnocb gene encoding prepronociceptin b isoform X1: MMQSCVTTFFPSGCPYPAVVDPSAWLLCLSGYCLLLPIWVCRAMKIPLWCLLVLLPCFFTPGRSDCQGDCVACGLLLQEQQLHEEFNTMACFLECKGQVSSSLTWELCERALKLAVYPPLSEEGALLKSMVGELQMTSLDLASDSELQSAAAQPFQDENEDLDEAHFEPRHVQYDSSLLESSEAGEDMQSLALHLDDSEGAQSESGKVSEQDESSKSISLSKRFGGFQRGRHGYRKLIGSPARHLQKRYGGFIGVRKSARKWNSQKRVNQLLRQYLGMRSSRSGRFNIYPVTRVWRQNKL, translated from the exons ATGATGCAATCCTGTGtaaccactttttttccctcaggcTGCCCTTATCCAGCTGTTGTTGACCCTTCTGCTTGGCTTCTCTGCCTGTCGGGCTACTGTTTGCTCCTGCCTATCTGGGTGTGCAGAGCCATGAAGATCCCACTGTGGTGCCTGCTGGTTCTGCTTCCATGTTTCTTCACCCCTGGTCGCAGCGATTGCCAGGGAGACTGTGTGGCCTGTGGTCTGCTCCTGCAGGAGCAGCAACTGCATGAAGAATTCAACACCATG GCATGCTTTTTGGAGTGCAAGGGTCAGGTCTCCTCCTCGCTCACCTGGGAGTTGTGTGAACGCGCCCTAAAGCTTGCAGTTTACCCTCCATTATCCGAGGAAGGCGCCCTGCTCAAAAGCATGGTGGGAGAGCTGCAAATGACCTCTCTGGATCTGGCCTCTGACAGTGAACTGCAATCTGCAGCGGCGCAACCTTTCCAAGATGAGAATGAGGACCTGGATGAGGCCCATTTTGAGCCACGACATGTCCAGTATGACTCATCACTGCTAGAATCCTCAGAGGCGGGGGAGGACATGCAGAGTCTGGCTCTCCATCTGGATGACAGCGAAGGCGCGCAGAGTGAAAGTGGTAAAGTCAGCGAGCAGGATGAAAGCTCAAAGTCCATCAGCTTATCCAAACGCTTTGGCGGCTTTCAGCGGGGCCGCCACGGTTACAGGAAGTTGATCGGTTCCCCCGCGAGACACCTACAGAAGCGCTACGGAGGCTTCATAGGCGTCCGCAAATCTGCCCGAAAATGGAACAGTCAGAAACGGGTCAACCAGCTGCTCAGGCAGTACCTTGGCATGAGGAGCAGCCGCAGCGGCCGTTTCAACATCTACCCGGTAACAAGAGTTTGGAGGCAAAACAAACTGTAA
- the pnocb gene encoding prepronociceptin b isoform X2, with the protein MSIGCPYPAVVDPSAWLLCLSGYCLLLPIWVCRAMKIPLWCLLVLLPCFFTPGRSDCQGDCVACGLLLQEQQLHEEFNTMACFLECKGQVSSSLTWELCERALKLAVYPPLSEEGALLKSMVGELQMTSLDLASDSELQSAAAQPFQDENEDLDEAHFEPRHVQYDSSLLESSEAGEDMQSLALHLDDSEGAQSESGKVSEQDESSKSISLSKRFGGFQRGRHGYRKLIGSPARHLQKRYGGFIGVRKSARKWNSQKRVNQLLRQYLGMRSSRSGRFNIYPVTRVWRQNKL; encoded by the exons gcTGCCCTTATCCAGCTGTTGTTGACCCTTCTGCTTGGCTTCTCTGCCTGTCGGGCTACTGTTTGCTCCTGCCTATCTGGGTGTGCAGAGCCATGAAGATCCCACTGTGGTGCCTGCTGGTTCTGCTTCCATGTTTCTTCACCCCTGGTCGCAGCGATTGCCAGGGAGACTGTGTGGCCTGTGGTCTGCTCCTGCAGGAGCAGCAACTGCATGAAGAATTCAACACCATG GCATGCTTTTTGGAGTGCAAGGGTCAGGTCTCCTCCTCGCTCACCTGGGAGTTGTGTGAACGCGCCCTAAAGCTTGCAGTTTACCCTCCATTATCCGAGGAAGGCGCCCTGCTCAAAAGCATGGTGGGAGAGCTGCAAATGACCTCTCTGGATCTGGCCTCTGACAGTGAACTGCAATCTGCAGCGGCGCAACCTTTCCAAGATGAGAATGAGGACCTGGATGAGGCCCATTTTGAGCCACGACATGTCCAGTATGACTCATCACTGCTAGAATCCTCAGAGGCGGGGGAGGACATGCAGAGTCTGGCTCTCCATCTGGATGACAGCGAAGGCGCGCAGAGTGAAAGTGGTAAAGTCAGCGAGCAGGATGAAAGCTCAAAGTCCATCAGCTTATCCAAACGCTTTGGCGGCTTTCAGCGGGGCCGCCACGGTTACAGGAAGTTGATCGGTTCCCCCGCGAGACACCTACAGAAGCGCTACGGAGGCTTCATAGGCGTCCGCAAATCTGCCCGAAAATGGAACAGTCAGAAACGGGTCAACCAGCTGCTCAGGCAGTACCTTGGCATGAGGAGCAGCCGCAGCGGCCGTTTCAACATCTACCCGGTAACAAGAGTTTGGAGGCAAAACAAACTGTAA